TTAGATATTTATATATAATTCATTATACGTATAAGATATAAATGTGTACCAGCAAGGGAGGTGAGAGGTTTTGTTCAAAAAAAACAAGCTATTCCATCAGGGATAAGATATAGCTTGTTATTAAATACTAAACCTTTAATATAATAAATGATTAATAGTTTCAAGGATCTTTGACTATTTAGTATCCGTGGTGTTCCTCAGCATCCTCTTTAGTTTTATGAACTGTACCATGTGGGTGCTCAGGTGGTGCATAAATAGAGTACAATTTAAGTGGTACATATCCTGTATTGATCAAATTGTGCCATTTACCAGCAGGGATGAATATTGCATAGTCATCACAAACTCTTTTTTGAAAACATAGCTTATCTTTTTTATCCCCCATCATAACAAGCCCTTGACCTTGTTCGATGCGTATAAACTGATCCACGTCGGGATGCATCTCTAAACCTATGTCATCTCCTACATTGATACTCATCAGGGTGAGTTGCAGATATTTACCTGTCCACAAGGCTGTTCGGAAAGTGTTATTTTGTTTAGTAGCTTGTTCAATATTGATTACAAAGGGTCGTGGCCCATAATCTTTCAATTTAATCGGCTGCGGCCAGTATCCCGGACAGCACATTGGTGGATTGTTCCAATAAGGATAATCATATGGGTTATACATATTACTCTTTCCTTTCGTATTGTTTTATTATTAATATCATATGCTTTATGTTTAGGGGAAGTGATTTATTTAAAAAGGGATTATGAAATTTTAGCTGTGTATTTTAAAAATCCAGCCATTTATATAGCAATTTATAAAGTAGTATTAAATAATGTAAAAGGGAAAAGTATAGAACAAAGACCTAAAGCTGCTAATGAGATTAAAGAATACGGATACTGGGAAATCACTGTGTAGTAGGTGGCAAGCTTAATGTACTAGAAAGAAAATACAAATATAGGTAATTATCCACATTCAGATATTAAAAGAATAGAACACTGGATGAATAATTATCCTCCAAGAATATTTGGATATAAATCAGCAAATGGGATAATAGGTTAATAAAACCTTTGGGTTTCGCTCCAAACTCCCGTCCTCGCCGGAAGGTTGCCGGTATGTTATAACAGACCGGATACAAAAGGATGTTTACAGAACATGTCAGGACATTCAATATAGCAATTAGCGATAAGCTGGGCTTGGTATTTTTAATTGACATATGCCCAAAATAGTATTAAAATTAATTATGGGCATAAGCTTATAATACATATTGTATTTCATTAAAAAAGGAGGAAAATATATGAAGATTTGTATTTCTTCAACTGGAGATTCTATTGATAGCAAGATGGATCCTAGATTTGGAAGGGCAGCATATTTCATCGTTGTAGACACTGAAACCATGGAATTTGAATCGATTGAAAATGCTGCGGCTGTTTCCGGGGGTGGAGCCGGAATAACTTCAGGACAGTTTATGGCAGATAAAAATGTTGAAGCGGTGATTACCGGGAATGTGGGGCCAAATGCCATGAATGTTTTGAAAGCGGCAAATATTGAAATATATCGTGGACAATCGACATCGGTTAGAGAAAATGTGGAAAGTTTTAAGAAAGGACTTCTTGAAAAAATAACCACTACTGTTTCTTCTCATTTTGGAATGAGGTAATAGAAGGTAAATGTTTTAATGGAGGATTTGATATGCGTATAGCTATTTCTACAGATGGGAGATATGTGTCTCCCCATTTTGGAAGATGTCCGTCTTTCACTTTAGTTGACATTGAAAACGGAAAAACAGTTAAAAAGACAGAGGTCAAAAATCCGGGACATTCGCCAGGTTATATTCCTAAGTTCCTGCATGATAAAGGTGTAAAGGTGATTATTTGCGGAAGCATGGGAGCAAGAGCTAGAGGACTTTTTGAGGAGCTGGATATAGAGACCATAATGGGCGTGGATGGAGGCGTTGATCAAGCTATAGAAAAATTTGAGAAAGGTATCCTTGAAGGCGGAGATGGTTTATGTACGCCGGGTGCCGGAAGAGGATACGGTGTCGAAAAAGTTGAATGTGATCATGAGGATGAGTGATTAATTAAGATATAAGGAGGTATTGTATGCCTTTTGGAGATGGAACAGGTCCTGCAGGCCAGGGCCCGGGTACTGGGAGAGGTGCCGGCGCTGGTGCAGGTAGGGGAAGAGGAAGGATGGGAGGCAGTAGCCCAGGATCAGGAACAGGCGGTTACTGCATATGCCCAAACTGTAAATACAGGGTGCCTCATCAGGCAGGGAATCCTTGTTATTCAATCAAATGCCCCAAGTGTGGGGCGCAGATGGTTAGGGAATGAGGTTAGATCTGTTTTTTTAGCTGTTCAACATCTATTATTTTTATTGTGGCCATGTGAAAGTCAATGATGTCTTGGTCGCGCATTCTACACATTTCTCTTGATAGGGAGGGGCGGGATACGTTTAAAAATTCAGCCAGCTCCCTTCTATTCATTGGGAGTGTAAAAGTGGTGCTTTTCTTTTTTTTATACTGTTCTATCAAAAATGTGCTGATCTTTTTTCGTATTCCCACTATAGTCAGATATTCCACTCTTCTATTAAGCAACAAGGCTTTTTCAGATACGATTGTAAGCATATTTTGAATGATCATCTTGTGGTGTGGGCATATTTTTTCGCATTTACCCATGATTTTATCCTTTGTTAGAAAAAGCACTTTGCAATTTCCGTAGGCTTGAACAGTAGAAGGCCAAATTGACTGGTTGGAAAATACCAGTACCTCACCGAACATATCCCCGGGTTTGAGCATAGTCATCATGATTCGATTTCCTGCGGCATTTTCTTTATTAACCATCGCTTGGCCTTCTAGTACTACACCTGTGCTATCAAATTTATCACCGGCTATTGTGATGTATTGGTTTTTTTCATATATACGGATTCTTGGTTCAAGGCAGTATAA
This genomic window from Clostridia bacterium contains:
- a CDS encoding cupin domain-containing protein, with protein sequence MYNPYDYPYWNNPPMCCPGYWPQPIKLKDYGPRPFVINIEQATKQNNTFRTALWTGKYLQLTLMSINVGDDIGLEMHPDVDQFIRIEQGQGLVMMGDKKDKLCFQKRVCDDYAIFIPAGKWHNLINTGYVPLKLYSIYAPPEHPHGTVHKTKEDAEEHHGY
- a CDS encoding NifB/NifX family molybdenum-iron cluster-binding protein, whose protein sequence is MKICISSTGDSIDSKMDPRFGRAAYFIVVDTETMEFESIENAAAVSGGGAGITSGQFMADKNVEAVITGNVGPNAMNVLKAANIEIYRGQSTSVRENVESFKKGLLEKITTTVSSHFGMR
- a CDS encoding NifB/NifX family molybdenum-iron cluster-binding protein yields the protein MRIAISTDGRYVSPHFGRCPSFTLVDIENGKTVKKTEVKNPGHSPGYIPKFLHDKGVKVIICGSMGARARGLFEELDIETIMGVDGGVDQAIEKFEKGILEGGDGLCTPGAGRGYGVEKVECDHEDE
- a CDS encoding Crp/Fnr family transcriptional regulator, translated to MFEKTAKKLEGSPLFQGIVGNDLISLLYCLEPRIRIYEKNQYITIAGDKFDSTGVVLEGQAMVNKENAAGNRIMMTMLKPGDMFGEVLVFSNQSIWPSTVQAYGNCKVLFLTKDKIMGKCEKICPHHKMIIQNMLTIVSEKALLLNRRVEYLTIVGIRKKISTFLIEQYKKKKSTTFTLPMNRRELAEFLNVSRPSLSREMCRMRDQDIIDFHMATIKIIDVEQLKKQI